The DNA sequence AGCATCTCGTTACGCACGGTGACCGCGCGATGCGGGTCCCAGATAGCGATGTCGGCATCACTGCCGATGGCGATGGTGCCCTTGCGTGGATACAGGCCATACATCTTGGCCGGGTCGGTGGCGGTCAGTGCCACGAAGCGGTTGAGATCGATACGGCCCTTGCCCACGCCTTCGGAGAACAGGATGGGTAGGCGCGTCTCCAGCCCCGGCGTGCCATTGGGGATGTAGCGGAACGGCACTTCCCGGCCGCCCGGTTTCTTGCCCTGCGCATCCTCGTAGCGAAACGGCGCATGGTCCGAAGAAAACACCGTGAACAAGCCGCTGGCCAGGCCATCCCAGACATATTGCTGGTTGGCCTTGTCGCGCGGCGGCGGGCTGCAGACGCACTTGGCGCCGTGGTAGCCGTCATCAAGGTGATCGGCCGTCAGTACCAGATATTGCGGACAGGTCTCGGCATGGATGCGCAGGCCATGGCCGTGCGCCCAGCGGATCTGCTCGATGGCTTCGCGGCCGGAGACATGCACGATCAGGATGGGCACGTCCACCAACTCCGACAGGGCGATGGCGCGATGAGTGGCTTCCCGCTCCACCATCATCGGACGCGAGTAGGCGTGGTATTTGGGGGCGGTCAGGCCGGCTTCTTCCAACTGCTCGGTGAGCCAGCCGATGCAATCGGCATTCTCGGCGTGCACCATGACCAGCGCCCCTTCCCTGCGCGCCAGCGCCAGCAGGTCGAGGATCTGGCGGTCATTGAGCTTGAGATCGTCATAGGTCATGTAGATCTTGAAGGAGGTATAGCCCTCGCGCACCAGTTGCGGCAGCTCGTGCTTCAAGACCTCTTCGCTGGGATCGCTGACGATCATGTGGAAGGCATAGTCGATCACCGCCTTGCCTTCAGCCCGACGATGGTAATCCTCCACCGCCGCGCGCAAAGAACCACCCTTGGCCTGGGCCGCGAAAGGAATCACCGTGGTCGTGCCGCCGCAGGCAGCGGAAATGGTGCCGCTGCGAAAATCGTCGGCCATGCGCAGTCCCTCTTCCATCGGCTGGTCCAGATGGCAATGTGCATCCACGCCACCGGGTAGTACCAGCTTGCCGCTGGCATCGATCTCCTCGCGCCCCGGAGGCAGGCCCCGTCCCAGCATGGCGACCTTGCCATCCTTGATGCCGACATCGCATTGCATGATGTCGGCGGCCGTCGCCACGGTGCCGTTGCGGATCACCAGGTCAAAGCTGTCCATCTGTATTCCTTTCGAACGCGCGTGTATCACCCCGCGCCGCCGGCACGGGCCGCGGCGTGAGGCAGAAGATGAAAATGGAAGATGCCGCCGACGCGGCCAGTGCCAGTGCTAACGCACGTCGCGGAACAGACTGCCCCAGCCGCGGATGCGCGATGGATCGGCACCGGCCTGCTGCAGCGACTTCCAGACCACGGTGGAGATGGTGTCGTAGATCGGGATGCCGACCTCGCGCTCCAGTTCTTCCACCAGCGGTGCACCGCGCAGGTTGGTGCAGAAGATGGTGATGGCCTGCGGCTTGTCCTTGGCTACCTCACGCACCATGGCGCGCAATTCCTCCGCA is a window from the Herbaspirillum rubrisubalbicans genome containing:
- the hydA gene encoding dihydropyrimidinase; translated protein: MQMDSFDLVIRNGTVATAADIMQCDVGIKDGKVAMLGRGLPPGREEIDASGKLVLPGGVDAHCHLDQPMEEGLRMADDFRSGTISAACGGTTTVIPFAAQAKGGSLRAAVEDYHRRAEGKAVIDYAFHMIVSDPSEEVLKHELPQLVREGYTSFKIYMTYDDLKLNDRQILDLLALARREGALVMVHAENADCIGWLTEQLEEAGLTAPKYHAYSRPMMVEREATHRAIALSELVDVPILIVHVSGREAIEQIRWAHGHGLRIHAETCPQYLVLTADHLDDGYHGAKCVCSPPPRDKANQQYVWDGLASGLFTVFSSDHAPFRYEDAQGKKPGGREVPFRYIPNGTPGLETRLPILFSEGVGKGRIDLNRFVALTATDPAKMYGLYPRKGTIAIGSDADIAIWDPHRAVTVRNEMLHHDVDYTPYEGMELTGWPVLTLSRGEIVWNDGQVSATPGRGQFLPCGLPDPARPKQRVPD